Proteins co-encoded in one candidate division Zixibacteria bacterium HGW-Zixibacteria-1 genomic window:
- a CDS encoding aminopeptidase, producing the protein MKDKRNEILAKNLLDYSVKLKKGEILYLEIKGLQTLELGKEIVKYATQKGAMTFWYYNDESISRQFLKSATDEQMQMMANFHLDMMKKSAAYLGLRGSENPFDLADIPAKQMSKFQKIFYKPVHLEERVKRTRWCVMRFPNNAMAQLAETSQEKFEDFYYDVCNLNYAKMSKAMDPLVKLVNKTDKVHIVGPGTDLTFSIKGIPVVKCDGQRNIPDGEVYTAPVRNSINGTITYNTPSLHDGYVFNDISFTFKDGKIIKATSSSFQDKMNKVLDTDENARYVGEFAIGVNPFVMHPMKDTLFDEKIRGSIHLTPGCCYDEAPNGNVSAIHWDLVLIQRKDYGGGEIYFDNKLIRKDGIFTDPKLEQAFSEDNLRA; encoded by the coding sequence ATGAAAGACAAACGAAACGAAATACTGGCCAAGAACCTGCTTGATTATTCGGTCAAACTCAAGAAGGGCGAGATTCTATATCTCGAAATAAAGGGTCTTCAGACGCTTGAACTGGGCAAAGAGATCGTCAAATATGCCACCCAAAAAGGCGCCATGACCTTCTGGTATTACAATGATGAATCGATTTCCCGTCAGTTTCTCAAATCGGCCACCGATGAGCAGATGCAGATGATGGCCAACTTTCATCTTGATATGATGAAAAAATCGGCGGCCTATCTTGGTCTCCGCGGATCGGAAAATCCGTTCGACCTGGCCGATATCCCGGCCAAACAGATGTCTAAATTCCAGAAAATATTCTATAAACCGGTGCATCTCGAGGAACGCGTCAAACGGACCCGCTGGTGTGTGATGCGTTTTCCCAACAATGCCATGGCACAGCTGGCCGAAACATCTCAGGAGAAATTCGAAGATTTCTACTATGATGTCTGCAATCTCAACTATGCCAAAATGTCCAAAGCGATGGACCCGCTGGTCAAACTGGTCAATAAAACCGACAAGGTGCATATTGTCGGACCCGGCACCGACCTGACTTTTTCCATCAAGGGTATTCCGGTGGTCAAGTGCGATGGGCAGCGCAATATCCCCGACGGCGAAGTTTACACCGCGCCGGTAAGGAATTCGATCAACGGCACGATTACCTACAACACGCCTTCTTTGCATGATGGTTACGTTTTCAACGATATCAGCTTCACTTTCAAGGACGGCAAGATCATCAAGGCCACCTCATCTTCGTTCCAGGACAAAATGAACAAGGTTCTCGATACCGATGAAAACGCCCGCTATGTCGGCGAGTTCGCCATCGGCGTCAACCCTTTCGTAATGCACCCGATGAAGGATACATTGTTCGATGAAAAGATTCGCGGCTCGATTCATCTGACCCCCGGTTGCTGCTATGATGAAGCGCCCAACGGCAATGTCTCGGCCATTCACTGGGACCTGGTGCTTATCCAGCGCAAGGATTACGGCGGCGGTGAAATTTATTTCGACAACAAGCTTATCCGGAAGGACGGTATTTTCACCGATCCCAAACTGGAACAGGCTTTTTCCGAGGATAACCTTCGGGCATAA